Proteins from a single region of Kiritimatiellia bacterium:
- the ptsP gene encoding phosphoenolpyruvate--protein phosphotransferase codes for MSRWKKDNVELICSVAELGALFERSRRLEDFLATIVSTVAYHMRAAVCSIYLYDEDRGDLVLAANQGLRPGSVGRVRLALGEGITGLAVKEYRPICEGRGSRNPNFKAVPDIDEEKFEAFLAVPILRGLTRVGALVVQDPQPDYFDDNDARALRAIAAQLATAIENAKLLLEARGAAAPVPVPRPETGMLFLKGQPAAVGIARGRLLFLDQPVPPPAEDAPARTLDDFRRALRQTESQLEHLQQQMEQRLEDVASLIFSAHLLILKDDAFSGEMDRAIAGGMAPAAAVQAVLDRYVALFEKSRNPQLREKVQDIRDLGHRLLQNLLGADEAEADYAGCILVADELLPSGMLKLVAQKVAGLVLRKGGVTAHVAVLARSLGVPLVLLGAERLGRVPGGTEALLDAHQGTLFVRPNTEVLRQYEALRVTAAAGAPPDLTLETAAASGERFRVMANMNLLSDLLLVREMKAEGVGLYRTEFPFIVRHDFPSEEEQHRIYSRVLDELAGQEVVFRTLDIGGDKMLSYYPTPGEANPFLGLRAIRFSLRNQAVFSQQIRALLRAGAGRGLSILFPLIASLDEWLAVREIVRACAADLAREGTEHEPAPRLGIMIEVPAAVEIAEELSAHADFLSIGTNDLIQYLLAVDRTNESIADLYQGHHPAVLRALHRVAQAAARQGKSVSVCGDMAADGRMIPFLAGIGIRTLSVNPRSRPAVQRVVKNLDLRRAEELSRRMLRAGSLREVEALLASPA; via the coding sequence ATGAGCCGCTGGAAAAAGGACAATGTCGAGCTGATCTGCAGCGTCGCGGAGCTGGGCGCGCTGTTCGAGCGCAGCCGCCGCCTTGAGGATTTCCTGGCCACCATTGTCAGCACGGTGGCCTACCACATGCGCGCCGCGGTCTGCTCGATCTACCTCTACGACGAGGACCGGGGCGACCTGGTGCTGGCGGCGAACCAGGGCTTGCGGCCGGGCAGCGTAGGGCGCGTCCGGCTCGCGCTGGGGGAGGGGATCACGGGGCTGGCGGTGAAGGAGTACCGGCCGATCTGCGAGGGCCGGGGTTCCCGGAATCCGAATTTCAAGGCTGTCCCGGACATCGACGAGGAAAAATTCGAGGCCTTCCTGGCCGTCCCGATCCTGCGCGGCCTGACCCGCGTCGGGGCGCTGGTGGTGCAGGATCCGCAGCCGGACTATTTCGACGACAACGACGCGCGCGCGTTGAGGGCGATTGCCGCGCAGCTCGCCACCGCGATCGAAAACGCCAAGCTCCTGCTCGAGGCCCGTGGCGCCGCCGCGCCGGTGCCCGTTCCGCGGCCGGAAACCGGGATGCTGTTCCTGAAAGGCCAGCCCGCGGCGGTCGGCATCGCGCGGGGCCGGCTCCTGTTCCTCGATCAGCCCGTTCCGCCGCCGGCGGAGGACGCGCCCGCGCGGACGCTCGACGATTTCCGTCGCGCGCTGCGCCAGACCGAGTCCCAGTTGGAGCACCTGCAGCAGCAGATGGAGCAACGGCTCGAGGACGTGGCCTCTTTGATTTTCAGCGCGCACCTGCTGATCCTCAAGGACGATGCCTTCTCCGGCGAAATGGACCGGGCCATCGCGGGCGGGATGGCGCCCGCCGCGGCCGTGCAGGCGGTGCTGGACCGGTACGTCGCGCTGTTCGAGAAGAGCCGGAACCCCCAGCTCCGCGAGAAGGTGCAGGATATCCGCGACCTGGGCCATCGCCTGCTGCAGAATCTCCTCGGCGCGGACGAGGCGGAGGCCGATTACGCGGGTTGCATCCTGGTGGCCGACGAACTGCTGCCCTCGGGCATGCTCAAACTCGTGGCGCAGAAAGTCGCGGGCCTCGTGTTGCGGAAGGGCGGGGTCACGGCGCACGTCGCGGTGCTGGCCCGCTCGCTGGGGGTGCCGCTGGTCCTGCTCGGCGCCGAACGGCTCGGGCGCGTGCCGGGCGGCACGGAGGCGCTGCTGGACGCCCACCAGGGCACGCTCTTCGTGCGGCCGAACACGGAGGTGCTGCGGCAGTACGAAGCGCTGCGCGTGACGGCGGCCGCGGGGGCGCCGCCCGACCTGACCCTGGAAACGGCGGCCGCCTCGGGCGAACGGTTCCGGGTCATGGCCAACATGAACCTCTTGAGCGACCTGTTGCTCGTCCGCGAGATGAAGGCCGAGGGGGTGGGGTTGTATCGCACGGAGTTCCCGTTCATCGTGCGCCACGATTTCCCGTCGGAGGAGGAGCAGCACCGTATTTACTCCCGGGTGCTTGACGAACTGGCCGGGCAGGAGGTCGTGTTCCGCACGCTGGACATCGGCGGCGACAAGATGCTGTCCTATTATCCGACCCCGGGCGAGGCGAATCCGTTCCTGGGGCTGCGGGCCATCCGTTTCTCGCTGCGCAACCAGGCCGTGTTCAGCCAGCAGATCCGGGCCTTGCTCCGCGCCGGCGCGGGGCGGGGGCTTTCGATCCTGTTCCCACTGATCGCCTCGCTGGACGAGTGGCTGGCGGTTCGCGAGATCGTGCGGGCGTGCGCGGCGGACCTGGCGCGCGAGGGAACGGAGCACGAGCCGGCGCCCCGGCTCGGGATCATGATCGAGGTGCCCGCCGCCGTGGAAATCGCGGAGGAGCTGTCGGCGCACGCGGATTTCCTGTCCATCGGCACGAACGACCTGATCCAGTACCTGCTCGCCGTGGACCGCACCAACGAGAGTATCGCCGATCTCTACCAGGGCCATCATCCGGCGGTGCTCCGGGCGTTGCACCGCGTCGCGCAGGCGGCCGCGCGGCAGGGCAAGTCCGTGTCCGTATGCGGCGACATGGCGGCGGACGGGCGTATGATTCCGTTCCTGGCCGGCATCGGCATCCGCACCTTGAGCGTGAACCCGCGCAGCCGGCCGGCCGTGCAACGCGTAGTGAAGAATCTGGACCTCCGGCGGGCGGAGGAACTGTCCCGGCGCATGCTTCGGGCGGGCAGCCTGCGCGAGGTCGAGGCGCTGCTGGCCTCTCCCGCCTGA
- the argF gene encoding ornithine carbamoyltransferase — protein MQNLITLKEWTPAQILDVIALAREIKKNPSRFAKTLEGKTLLMIFEKPSLRTRVSFETGMTQLGGHAIFYDTSTSPLGAGKESVYDTVKTVSRYVDLIMARLFEHAKIEEMARQATVPVINALTNFAHPCQILGDLMTIQEKKKTLKGLTLAYLGDGNNNVTHSLLYGCAKMGLHIRVGCPAGKEYSPDAGVVKDAVQIARKSKSTVKITHEPGEAIRDADVVYTDSWMSYHVPPHQLDERVKKFTPFQVNAALMKRARKDAIFMNCLPALRGYEQTAEVIDGPQSVVFDEAENRLHIQKAVMIKLMEQRKRGAGEKD, from the coding sequence ATGCAGAACCTGATCACATTGAAGGAGTGGACGCCGGCGCAGATCCTGGACGTCATCGCGCTGGCCCGGGAAATCAAGAAGAACCCGTCGCGGTTCGCAAAGACGCTGGAGGGGAAGACCCTTCTCATGATCTTCGAGAAGCCCAGCCTGCGGACGCGGGTTTCGTTCGAGACCGGCATGACCCAGCTCGGCGGCCACGCGATCTTCTACGACACCAGCACCTCGCCCCTCGGCGCGGGCAAGGAGAGCGTCTACGACACGGTCAAGACCGTCAGCCGGTACGTGGACCTGATCATGGCGCGGCTGTTCGAGCACGCCAAGATCGAGGAAATGGCCCGGCAGGCCACGGTGCCCGTCATCAACGCCCTGACTAATTTCGCGCACCCCTGCCAGATCCTGGGCGACCTGATGACGATCCAGGAGAAGAAGAAAACGCTCAAGGGGCTGACCCTCGCCTACCTGGGCGACGGGAACAACAACGTGACGCACTCGCTGCTCTACGGCTGCGCCAAGATGGGGCTCCACATCCGGGTCGGCTGCCCGGCGGGCAAGGAGTACAGCCCGGACGCGGGCGTGGTGAAGGACGCCGTCCAGATCGCCCGGAAATCGAAGAGCACCGTCAAGATCACGCACGAACCGGGCGAAGCGATACGCGACGCCGACGTGGTGTACACGGATTCCTGGATGAGCTACCACGTCCCTCCCCACCAGCTCGACGAGCGGGTGAAGAAGTTCACGCCGTTCCAGGTCAACGCCGCCCTGATGAAGCGGGCCCGCAAGGACGCCATCTTCATGAACTGCCTGCCGGCGCTTCGCGGATACGAGCAGACGGCCGAGGTCATCGACGGGCCGCAGTCGGTGGTGTTCGACGAGGCCGAGAACCGGCTGCACATCCAGAAAGCGGTCATGATCAAACTGATGGAGCAGCGCAAGCGCGGTGCCGGGGAAAAGGACTGA
- a CDS encoding glycosyltransferase family 9 protein has product MASPRVLVVKLSSLGDLFHALPAVRAIREGLDARVDWVTQTEYAELVRCFTDVERVIPFPRREFPRGGLTFLRALRERSYDMVLDFQGLLKSAMVAWLARSPRRIGPACGREGSARLYTERAGPPDRSRHAVEQGLDLARHLGLPVSTPVFPVRFPPVDFPLPGPRVALVPCSRWPTKNWPPDLFYDVARGLQEQGASVFLFGSPEDQATCAAIERGLSGNIADLCGRTSLVELGGWMAGMDLVISVDSGPMHIAAALGRPVLAVFGPTDPARTGPYGPMHRVLLADDCPCRPCYKRACEREDLACLRHISPDLVLRSALEMLHARGDARPESVQQIPPGL; this is encoded by the coding sequence ATGGCCTCCCCCCGCGTCCTCGTGGTCAAATTGAGCTCGCTGGGGGACCTGTTCCACGCCCTGCCGGCGGTCCGCGCGATCCGCGAGGGGCTGGACGCCCGCGTAGACTGGGTGACCCAAACCGAGTACGCGGAGTTGGTCCGCTGCTTCACGGACGTCGAACGGGTGATCCCTTTCCCGCGCCGGGAATTCCCGCGCGGCGGGCTGACCTTTCTCCGGGCCCTGCGCGAGCGCTCCTACGACATGGTCCTGGATTTCCAGGGCCTGCTGAAAAGCGCGATGGTCGCGTGGCTGGCCCGCTCTCCGCGGCGCATCGGGCCGGCGTGCGGCCGTGAAGGTTCGGCGCGCCTCTACACCGAGCGCGCCGGGCCGCCCGACCGGTCGCGCCACGCGGTGGAGCAGGGGCTGGACCTCGCCCGGCATCTCGGCCTGCCGGTCTCCACTCCGGTTTTCCCGGTTCGGTTCCCGCCGGTCGATTTTCCCCTGCCCGGCCCGCGCGTGGCGCTGGTGCCGTGCTCGCGCTGGCCGACCAAAAACTGGCCGCCGGACCTGTTCTACGATGTGGCGCGCGGCCTGCAGGAGCAGGGGGCGTCGGTCTTCCTCTTCGGCTCGCCGGAGGACCAGGCCACCTGCGCGGCGATCGAGCGGGGGTTGTCCGGAAACATCGCCGACCTGTGCGGCCGCACGTCGCTGGTCGAACTGGGCGGCTGGATGGCCGGCATGGACCTGGTGATCTCCGTGGATTCCGGGCCGATGCACATCGCCGCCGCCCTGGGCCGGCCGGTGCTCGCCGTGTTCGGGCCGACCGATCCCGCCCGAACCGGCCCCTACGGGCCGATGCACCGGGTCCTGCTCGCGGACGACTGCCCCTGCCGCCCGTGCTACAAGCGGGCCTGCGAACGCGAGGACCTCGCCTGCCTGCGGCATATCTCCCCGGACCTCGTGCTGCGGAGCGCGCTGGAGATGTTGCATGCGCGCGGAGACGCGAGACCGGAAAGCGTGCAGCAGATCCCGCCTGGACTCTGA
- a CDS encoding glycoside hydrolase family 16 protein produces MDRILTLGILAFLGLALVAAPSRGGEIEDPSPWVLVWHDEFDGRALDGARWDHDIGNGYYSYDANQWISGWGNAELQYYTREPSNAFVEGGRLHLRAQKESLHGCGYTSARVKTRRNDGTALFNQTYGRFEFRALLPTGQGLWPALWMMPQDDTYGTWAASGEIDIMEARGQEPRTVLGAVHFGARWPAHTQASWEYKLPDEQTIGEFHVYAIEWEPGVIRWSVDGHTCATQAFWWSSSQTDGSKGVRPSREADLNPWPAPFDRPFYIIINLAVGGHFAGNPDRNTRFPAEMLVDYVRVYRKKAGEGPLPARGEGELPFHAGNE; encoded by the coding sequence ATGGACCGAATCCTGACGCTGGGCATCCTGGCCTTCCTGGGGCTGGCCCTGGTGGCGGCGCCGAGTCGCGGCGGCGAGATCGAGGATCCGTCTCCCTGGGTGCTGGTCTGGCACGACGAGTTCGACGGGCGGGCCCTTGACGGGGCCCGGTGGGACCACGACATCGGCAACGGGTATTACTCCTACGACGCCAACCAGTGGATCAGCGGCTGGGGAAACGCCGAACTCCAGTACTACACCCGCGAGCCCTCCAACGCGTTCGTGGAGGGCGGGCGGCTGCACCTCCGCGCGCAGAAGGAGTCGCTGCACGGCTGCGGCTACACGTCCGCCCGCGTGAAGACCCGCCGGAACGACGGCACGGCGCTGTTCAATCAGACGTACGGCCGGTTTGAATTCCGCGCCCTGCTGCCGACCGGCCAGGGCCTCTGGCCGGCCCTCTGGATGATGCCGCAGGACGACACCTACGGCACGTGGGCCGCCTCCGGAGAGATCGACATCATGGAGGCGCGGGGACAGGAGCCGCGCACGGTGCTCGGTGCCGTCCATTTCGGGGCTCGATGGCCCGCCCACACACAGGCGAGCTGGGAGTACAAGCTGCCGGACGAACAAACCATCGGGGAATTCCATGTCTACGCCATCGAATGGGAGCCCGGCGTGATCCGCTGGAGCGTGGACGGGCACACCTGCGCAACACAGGCGTTCTGGTGGAGCAGCAGCCAGACCGACGGAAGCAAGGGCGTGAGGCCCAGCCGCGAGGCGGACCTCAATCCATGGCCCGCCCCGTTCGACCGGCCGTTCTACATCATCATCAATCTGGCTGTGGGAGGGCACTTTGCGGGGAACCCGGACAGGAATACCCGTTTCCCCGCCGAAATGCTGGTGGATTACGTGCGGGTCTACAGGAAAAAAGCGGGCGAAGGGCCCCTCCCGGCGCGCGGGGAGGGCGAACTCCCCTTCCATGCCGGGAACGAATGA
- the rpsO gene encoding 30S ribosomal protein S15: MASAIKAEIKQEYQLHDKDTGSAEVQVALLSKRIKDLTGHLQSHSKDHSSRRGLIVMVSKRRRLLDYLMRTHEDRYKTLVERLGLRR; the protein is encoded by the coding sequence ATGGCAAGCGCAATCAAGGCGGAAATCAAGCAAGAGTACCAGCTGCACGACAAGGACACCGGGTCCGCGGAAGTGCAGGTGGCGCTGCTCTCCAAGCGGATCAAGGATCTGACCGGGCACCTTCAGAGCCATTCGAAGGATCACAGCTCGCGCCGGGGCCTGATCGTCATGGTGAGCAAGCGGCGGCGCTTGCTGGATTACCTCATGCGAACGCACGAGGACCGGTACAAGACGCTCGTCGAGCGCCTTGGCTTGCGTCGGTAG